Genomic window (Culex pipiens pallens isolate TS chromosome 3, TS_CPP_V2, whole genome shotgun sequence):
AGCAGGCAAATGCGTCGTTGTTTATTCGTTTCAGAATTTGGTATTGATCGCGCAAAGTTTTGGCCTTTTTTGTTTACGAAACTGCGAGCTCTTTAATTGGTAAATGGATGATGGGAAAATTGTCGCTGAAAAATTCAGTGAATTTGTGTGTGGGCAAAGTCACCAAAAGGGCGTTCGGTTACGGAATTGAGTGCGAATGTGTGcaacttaattaaaaatttgtttgcatATATTCAGAAACTCTCCAATTTTTCATACTGCTTTctttaacattaaaattaaaattattttgtttttttttttgctgaaatcgaatacttaaaaaatacttcgccaaaaaaaaagtcaaccatttcagtgctgaaaagttcaactttttagcacttgtgcACTGGTTTGGAGTTTGACACTTATCTTGACTTACTTTGTTTTCCCAGGCGACATGCACGGCAAGCTGCTGGACGAAACAGAGGAAACGCTGGACCTGGAGGCGTACCATCCGAATCGTGATCTTCCAATACAGAACTCGATCGTATCCCATCAGAGGTGAGTTTGTGTTTGTGCGTTCAACGGCGACGACCTTTCGGCGGCCAACCTCACAAAGTCGGTGATGATAACCGAACTCTCTGATAAAAGTGTCTGCGCCAGACTGATTGATATGATTTATGCTGGCAGTAAAATTTTATCAGATGGATTGTTTTGGTCgccgaaataacgataacattGTATTCTCTCTTTTTCTAACACAAAATTCTATCATGTTCGCAAAACTGTCCTAACTAAAACCGCTTGCCCGTGGTGACCCTCGTGAACATAATTGATGCGCGAACGGAAATTAAccccatcatcgtcgtcgtggtTTGTGAATTTGAAATTATGGCAAATGGCTTTTTTGTGTAACGCTAACACTAACACAATTTCACTCACAGAAGACACTCCAAATCGAAGCGACGAATGAAACGAAGGTAACGGGAATGagtgaaattttggttttcaagaattttatgttTACTGAATTTCTAAGCTTTTTGGTATTTCTTGATTTTATCTCTGCTTTCAAGAGCGAGTGTTTTGTTTGCCTAACTTATGTTGATtgcaacgtattttttaaatttcaatactttATTTTTTCCTCCATCAAATAATGTTGcacaaaaacaagtttttagtatttattgATTTCGCATTTTTCCGTTCTTTaacattctttaattttttatacattttcaatttaaaaagaaataaacaaaCCTTATCAACTGAATACAATGTGAAATGcatttgataatcatatttagaataattgggcttatttaagaatattaagattttttttttatttcgatgcaCATTATCGCAAAAAGCTTTTCgcgtatttttttcttctgcacctggttttttttaactaatgattgaaaaacaattgaactggtgtaaaatgcattttaaaacacgtttttttttaattcaatggtCGAAATATTGCTTTTAAAttcgatttttatatttatttttttctttgctctatactgccgttctacgcataattgtcccatgtcagttttggacgattctgactttttatcatttttaagtttagtttgacgtatactttcagaaaaacacataaaatctagtactttgttcagaaGAActgtaaaaacaacaccaagtctgtttgtcccatcgttacacttctacgcataattgtcccaccatgtattttctatcacgaaatcattACTTTTACGAAGCATTGAatcttgtttaccttttgtatagcaagagtattacaaataagggtgatcgAATGTTACCagggtgattagggacatatagggcgACTAGTGactcacgggacaattatgcgtagaaacacaaaaatcgatcgaaaaatttcaatcgcgtttttttcagttgcccttttttgaacatgggacaattatgcgtagaacggcagtatactgTATTTAAAAAGGAGTATTTTTatcgttacattttcaattaattacaaaaataaaatacaaacattaaaacaGGGTTTAGAGCCCATCAGGTATAAACGCCCTTTTTTAGAGCTCAGCACGCTTTAAAATTCGTCTCTTTCGTCTCTACAAAATGTCATCTAACTTCAATATAAACCAAAATTCACAgtgtaatatttaaaaaaaaacaaattattttgccAAACACTCAATTTTAAAACTGTCAAACGCCAAAGAGGAGTGCGTTTTATCTAATTTGTTTGTGCGATTGCCATAATGTAATGGCTGctttattcaatttatttgcggcttaaaaaaactctaatttttctattatttttaattttttctgctCTGTTATTTTTTCAGTTCTGCATTTCATTacctttttttctaatttcttgtatttttgcatgctttttagcatcatatttttttttattcgttgttATATCTTTTCGTTGTTTATAATTTAAATCTCTCTTTTTCTTCAAttcaccttttttttctttttgttgattttttcttccgttgtttttgtttagttatGTGGCTAATCTACGTTGTTTCTTCTTTTCTATTtacttatctattttttttaaattgattgtttatttttcttattatttatttttaattttaaacataatCGTTTCTTAATAGtaatttttatttcgtcgatttatctgtgaatcaaatgaaaattttgatcgTCTTTTTGATAAgatgattttcttaaaattttacagaaaacctctttttataattacatttttttagataCGCTTTTGATGTACTTTCAATTCTCTACAATACATAttttgtatacttttttttcttctgcagCAAATTCTCcacaaaagtatttaaaatctgagcatttacattacttttaaattattgaatcagctacgcttaaaaaatatttaattctaTTTCTTTGTAattgttaggccgttgcaaatatttttttaaatttttttgccccccccccccccccccccccccttcgactttggtcagagtcgagggacataaacttcaaaaaatatttgcaacggccttattactGCATAAAATATCATTGATTTTGTAATTCCCGTGTGTTTactaatttatattttaattgattgaaaattagactttcaTTTATAGTTTGGGCAAATCTTAATTCACAtaaagtttttatttcattcatttcTATATGTCAAGGCTTAACTTTTCAAAGCCCTCCCCAAAATCGAATCAAATATGACCCCAAAAATGCTCTTAAATGATACAGCTCAGACAAAATTATTATAAGTCTCAATTATCCGAAATTCGATTATGAAccaattttttcgttttttttttctcttgcttttaacatcaaatacaAGTTTTGCAATTCCATTATAGTAAAATTGGAATAGTCGcataatacatatttttttcaatatttcatcaccgccattttgaccgccatcttggattaaaaaaaaatctatatcaCTTTAGCGGAGTTAAATGATATAAAATTGTAAactttgaaattacaagccatggttataacattttgaatgaaaatagtgtttaaaaaaaccattttacaCCAGTTCAATTGAACGAATGATCGTTTTCATGGGGGACCCTCGATTTTGggcagagccgagggacataaacttcgaaaaatatttgcaacggccttactttgttctaaatatgttgttattaaattcttttttatcgCAAAATTTCTTCAACTTCTCAAATGTTCTGAATTAAATAATGGTTTTAATAGTCTTCCAACcacatcttttttgtatggagcgcaTTGCTACAAATAATCTGAGCATTTAGTTTATTCTTATATTAGTTAATCTCTCTCTTAGTTACTTAATACTGAGGAactgaacttcttaattcgacctcgtagacccaccttcacgtatacctatagactcagaatcaaattctgaacaaatgtctgtgcgtgtgtatgtctgtaagtccgtgcaccgaaaaatatgcacacgcttatctccggactggctgaaccgatttggaccgttttggtctcattcgatctttCTTggagtcccacaagacccttgttaatattatgaagatttgtaaagtacttcaaaagttatgctcaaaaaaacgattttagctaaacttcggaagattgtaaaaagggtggtttttgtaagaaaacccctaatgctatatattgttagaaaggtttttGAAGACCTttcaacgcgttcaaaagattgaagatctgacaaccccatcaaaagttatgagcacttaagtgttatttatacagtatgtaaaaaaagtatttacaccccttgtgatgaaacatgtaaaacatttaaagtttgacaggaacctagtactacgttttttttttcagaaactcatgccaaacattttgctacaaaaagctcatgaaaagatgatttctataaaaagttatataacaaatactattacgaaaataaaaaaaaggtgcaaaaaaagtttgtacacctttcgaaaaattaacataaataatgttatttgttgacaaatcaccataaatccagtctcccaactccaaatagccatccttgactgattaaaaaaataatttggattgaatataaagtttactaactacttagtataaaagtttatataactctggaaattctatataaaacttatctaaacttaattttgcaaacttttattttaactaaatgtcaatatattaccatagaattgctaaataaacattttggagtggttataacaccgttttgggggtatttgtatcgctagaatagatttttcgttgaaatttcgtaccaacccggaattacgtcgtcggaaaatccgccggcatctgaaccggtccacaattcacaagtcaacctatgtggcaccacaaagggcataaaatttccgatcttttgatacccatacatccaggttttctgtaaaacccacgtttttaaagaTGGTTTCTATAATATCTATCTTATTTCTTTTTCGTTTAACTGCATCTTTGAAAACAGTGTAATTTTCTTTGCAATTGCTTCTTTCAaactaaattgattttttttttatgaaggtacaatttatttatttttttctctagttTACTagttaattcaacttaatttgcaagatacttttatatttttttcatgaatggTTTGGTTTTTTCTTCACAAACTTCACTAACCGCTTTCCTCCCTCCCTCCCCACCAGATACAAATGCTACAGCTGCGAGCCGCCCGACTGCGCCGACATCCACGCCCACCTCTGCCAGAACGCGATCCAGTGCTGGAAGTCGCGCATCCGCGACCAGTTTGGCCACGAGAGCGTCTCGCGGGGCTGCACGACGACGCACGAGCAGCTGCCGCTGTACTGCAACCAGAACCTGATGAACAGCAGCGGGCCGAAGAAGCGCCACGCCACCGGCACGTACAACATCGAGTGCTGCACGGGCGATTACTGCAACAATGGGAGCTTCCCGGTGCTGCCTCCGATCGAGTATCCGGACGACGTTACGAAGCTGGAATCGTCCACGTACATTCTGAAGTGGGTCGGGGCGATTTTTGGGCCGATCGTGGTGTTTGGGATTGCGGGGGCGGTTTTGTTCCTGTGTTTGCGCCGGACGCACCACAAGCGGCTGACGGCGACCCGCAGCAAGCACGATCCGGAGACGTACTACGCGAGCGACGAGATTCTGCGGGCGACCAGCGCCGGCGATAGTACGCTGAGGGTGAGGATGTCAAGCTGTGAATGTAAAATTCACAATTTTAAGTCTCGATTCCTTCGTGCTTACAGGAATACCTCCAACACTCGGTCACGTCCGGTTCGGGCTCCGGCCTGCCGCTGCTCATCCAGCGCACGATGGCCCGCCAGGTGTCGCTGTGCGAGTGCATTGGCCGGGGCCGGTACGGCGAGGTGTGGCGCGGTATCTGGCACGGCGAAAGCGTCGCCGTCAAGATCTTCTTCTCGCGCGACGAGGACTCGTGGAAGCGGGAAACGGAGATTTACAGGTAGGGCGTTGACGGGTTTTGCGTGACCATGACTaattgcagggttgttacggagcgCCGTCCCAAAACATATACGCGCAAAATCCgtgccataaaaaaaatcgcgacagaCATACAAAGTTTAATAATAActtaaatttttcgatctcAGAACTTGCTCAGAACGCATATTCTTGAATAGCCGAAAATTATATtgacaaaaaatagaaatttcaacatttagaaatttaaatctaaaaactaaatcaaatctaatttttaaaaaatacacaaaatttgaaaattaaaaaaatcaaatcttgagatctgaaaattaaaatacagttcgtactcGATGATCCTCACCAAAGGGTCACTCGGGAAAAATCGAAGCAcgacattttgattattttcttctcaaaaattttcttgcataaaaaatactccaaagttaTCAGATTTTCtggtttgagaatttaagaatcttgcagtttttcattttatcaAAGGTCCAGAATATAAGAATTATGTAGTTCTTATTTTAAGGTCCAAAATAtaggaatttcagaatttaaggttttaagattttgagaaattaagaaattaagaatttaagaatttttagaattcaagaagttttagaatttaagaatttaagaacttaagaatttaatattttaagaatttaagaatttcaggatttaaggttttaagattttaagaaattaagaatttaagaatttttagaatttaagaattttaagtatataagaatttttagaatttaagaatttcagaatttaaggttttaagattttgagaaattaagaatttcagaatttttagaatttaagaatttttagaatttaagaatttttagaattgaagaatttttagaatttaagaatttcagaatttaaggttttaagattttgagaaattaagaatttaagaatttaaggttttaagattttgagaaattaagaaattaagaatttaagaatttttagaatttaagaatttttagaatttaagaatttaagaatttaagaatttaagaatttaagaatttaagaatttaagaatttaagaatttaagaatttaagaatttaagaatttaagaatttaagaatttaagaatttaagaatttaagaatttaagaatttaagaatttaagaatttaagaatttaagaatttaagaatttaagaatttaagaattcaagaatttaagaatttaagaatttaagaatttaagaatttaagaatttaagaatttaagaatttaagaatttaagaatttaagaatttaagaatttaagaatttaagaatttaagaatttaagaatttaagaatttaagaatttaagaatttaagaatttaagaatttaagaatttaagaatttaagaatttaagaatttaagaatttaagaatttaagaatttaagaatttaagaatttaagaatttaagaacttaagaatttaagaatttaagaatttaagaatttaagaatttaagaatttaagaatttaagaatttaagaatttaagaatttaagaatttaagaaaataaggagttaagaatttaagaatttaagaatttaagaatttaagaatttaataattaaggaatttaagaatttaataatttaggaatttaggaatttaagaatttaagtatttaagaatttaagaatttgagaatttcaaaattccaaatttcagaatttaataaattaggattttaggaatttaggaatttaagaatttaagtatttaagaatttgagaatttcaaaattccaaatttaagaatttaggaatttaagaatttcaaaatttattttttttagaattggttgtttttaactttgttttattttttgaatttggatttttgaatttaaaatttggaaatttttgaattttaaaattccaaaatttgtggagttttgaatttcagatttttttaaattaagaatttaagaaatctcaaatttttaaaaaatttgagtctaaatttttagattttttaatccaatgaaaatcaaaaatggttttgaatttattaatttctgaaaattaaaattttgtatgattaagctttgattttttttcccaaatttggaaaaaaatatttctgcgggttaaatcccattatAAATTTTCCggaaaagtttgaaatatgATTCTAAAGGTTTAAAATTGAATGGATCCAGTATGAAATTAACACTGAATTAGGTTAtaaaacattactcaaaactcaaaagaaattaaattttcagagTCGGTAAGCAGATGTTTCAAAATGAGTTCAGTGTAGTAATAAATTTATctaagaaattctcaaaaatacattcaaaaaaatatctcttttttatccttatttttcgacgttttttattgagaaaatacaaacattttcggaagaaaattcaaaaaaaatatcctaattcctggtaatattttttattataactaGGAAGTAATTCTATAtctctcaattaatttatttatcaaaattgcattgttggaattcgagcgagaagaaggaaagcatttctcgctcgcgaacgagggagagaacttgtagtacttctctcttctcgctcgcgctcgcattttcgttcgcgttctcgctctcgccgcgagcgctcgcgagcgcctcgtgctagacgttcgtcccaagctagaaatttgtttatcaggcttatgaatacgaaccaggcaatggtatagaggtgtaacttcaatcgctgtgttgttttttgttcgtttccaacacgttcaacttctcgcgaacgggcaattctggctcgcgagaaagcccgttcgcgagcggaggagagcacgggaaatcggtgagtttctctcggcagctcgagactcgcggcgagaactcgagagagagaaaattttctcgcgagagcgcaataataccaacactgcaaaattgccatccgcgcggtctgcgccgtccgtaacaaccctgtaatTGTGACGTTTTCGTCCCCAGCACGATCCTGCTCCGCCACGAGAACATCCTCGGCTACATCGGGTCGGACATGACCTCGCGGAACTCGTGCACCCAGCTGTGGCTCATCACGCACTACTACCCGCTGGGCTCGCTGTACGACCATCTGAACCGAGCCGCGCTGACCCACCACCAGATGGCCATCATCTGTCTGTCGATTGCGAACGGGCTCGTCCATCTGCACACCGAGATCTTTGGGACAGAGGTAAGACTCCACGCGTGCGATTCAATCCTGAACTCCAACTTGATCTTTCTTTCCTTCCAGGGCAAACCAGCGATCGCTCACCGGGACCTGAAAACGAAGAATATCTTGGTACGTATCAACGGCACCTGCGTCATCGCCGACTTTGGCCTCGCGGTCACCCACAGCCAGACGACGAACCGCATCGAGATGAGCAACACGGCCCGGGTCGGCACGAAGCGGTACATGGCGCCGGAAGTGCTGGACGAGAGGTTGGTCTTTGCAGCAGCTCGAACTCCTCGTAgtcaaaaatccttaaaatacgCCCCTCTTTCAGCATCAACCTGGAGTGCTTCGAGTCGCTGCGGAAGGCGGACATTTACGCGATCGGGCTGATGCTGTGGGAGATTTGCCGCCGCACGCTGTCGAACGGGATCGCGGAGGACTACAAGGTGCCGTACTACGACTGCGTCACGTCCGACCCGAGCTTCGAGGAGATGCGCAAGGTGGTGTGCGGGGACAACTACCGGCCGTCGATACCGAACCGCTGGGTGTCGGATCCGGTGAGtgtggttttttttgttttgtttgttttttttatttgtttaccctgcaaagttaggaaaaacacaaaattttaaaatgatataaaatgttctaaatgaaaaaatgaccctctgggttaatgaagattcgaaaagtacataaaatttcccatgaaatgacacgttccaaaaaattttacagttgagtaacggaaaatgtcagtgtttttaaaacttttttagtgtttttttcgatgaaaaatacgagtacgccatcaaatcgggcgtctaattttacataaaagtccctttgacaccaaatttctatctcatcaccgtttcaggctgcaaattattgaaaaacacctcttttttcgcatgttcaaaaatgaatggggtcgtaccgcccctccgtcacgagatatcaaaaaacggacctcgtattcatgatcagggacaaaaattacccattaggacaaactttcatgcaaatcgaagaggggtcggggcaactgctgtgtgagttggcagagaattacccataaatgCATCTCCAATCac
Coding sequences:
- the LOC120423497 gene encoding activin receptor type-1 isoform X3, producing the protein MVLLKLKRVKFGFILLLAVGFTQGDMHGKLLDETEETLDLEAYHPNRDLPIQNSIVSHQRYKCYSCEPPDCADIHAHLCQNAIQCWKSRIRDQFGHESVSRGCTTTHEQLPLYCNQNLMNSSGPKKRHATGTYNIECCTGDYCNNGSFPVLPPIEYPDDVTKLESSTYILKWVGAIFGPIVVFGIAGAVLFLCLRRTHHKRLTATRSKHDPETYYASDEILRATSAGDSTLREYLQHSVTSGSGSGLPLLIQRTMARQVSLCECIGRGRYGEVWRGIWHGESVAVKIFFSRDEDSWKRETEIYSTILLRHENILGYIGSDMTSRNSCTQLWLITHYYPLGSLYDHLNRAALTHHQMAIICLSIANGLVHLHTEIFGTEGKPAIAHRDLKTKNILVRINGTCVIADFGLAVTHSQTTNRIEMSNTARVGTKRYMAPEVLDESINLECFESLRKADIYAIGLMLWEICRRTLSNGIAEDYKVPYYDCVTSDPSFEEMRKVVCGDNYRPSIPNRWVSDPFLSGMSKLMRECWHANSNVRLPALRIKKTLLKLASSDETVKLNYDGEVVV
- the LOC120423497 gene encoding activin receptor type-1 isoform X1, with amino-acid sequence MVLLKLKRVKFGFILLLAVGFTQGDMHGKLLDETEETLDLEAYHPNRDLPIQNSIVSHQRRHSKSKRRMKRRYKCYSCEPPDCADIHAHLCQNAIQCWKSRIRDQFGHESVSRGCTTTHEQLPLYCNQNLMNSSGPKKRHATGTYNIECCTGDYCNNGSFPVLPPIEYPDDVTKLESSTYILKWVGAIFGPIVVFGIAGAVLFLCLRRTHHKRLTATRSKHDPETYYASDEILRATSAGDSTLREYLQHSVTSGSGSGLPLLIQRTMARQVSLCECIGRGRYGEVWRGIWHGESVAVKIFFSRDEDSWKRETEIYSTILLRHENILGYIGSDMTSRNSCTQLWLITHYYPLGSLYDHLNRAALTHHQMAIICLSIANGLVHLHTEIFGTEGKPAIAHRDLKTKNILVRINGTCVIADFGLAVTHSQTTNRIEMSNTARVGTKRYMAPEVLDESINLECFESLRKADIYAIGLMLWEICRRTLSNGIAEDYKVPYYDCVTSDPSFEEMRKVVCGDNYRPSIPNRWVSDPFLSGMSKLMRECWHANSNVRLPALRIKKTLLKLASSDETVKLNYDGEVVV
- the LOC120423497 gene encoding activin receptor type-1 isoform X2, which gives rise to MVLLKLKRVKFGFILLLAVGFTQGDMHGKLLDETEETLDLEAYHPNRDLPIQNSIVSHQRHSKSKRRMKRRYKCYSCEPPDCADIHAHLCQNAIQCWKSRIRDQFGHESVSRGCTTTHEQLPLYCNQNLMNSSGPKKRHATGTYNIECCTGDYCNNGSFPVLPPIEYPDDVTKLESSTYILKWVGAIFGPIVVFGIAGAVLFLCLRRTHHKRLTATRSKHDPETYYASDEILRATSAGDSTLREYLQHSVTSGSGSGLPLLIQRTMARQVSLCECIGRGRYGEVWRGIWHGESVAVKIFFSRDEDSWKRETEIYSTILLRHENILGYIGSDMTSRNSCTQLWLITHYYPLGSLYDHLNRAALTHHQMAIICLSIANGLVHLHTEIFGTEGKPAIAHRDLKTKNILVRINGTCVIADFGLAVTHSQTTNRIEMSNTARVGTKRYMAPEVLDESINLECFESLRKADIYAIGLMLWEICRRTLSNGIAEDYKVPYYDCVTSDPSFEEMRKVVCGDNYRPSIPNRWVSDPFLSGMSKLMRECWHANSNVRLPALRIKKTLLKLASSDETVKLNYDGEVVV